The following coding sequences are from one Oncorhynchus clarkii lewisi isolate Uvic-CL-2024 chromosome 20, UVic_Ocla_1.0, whole genome shotgun sequence window:
- the LOC139376049 gene encoding brefeldin A-inhibited guanine nucleotide-exchange protein 1-like isoform X1, whose translation MYESKTRNMFLNRALEKILADKEVKKAHHSQLRKACEVALEEIKEETEKLSPPPGDSNADSSTLPPVKSKDTIIEADKYFLPFELACQSKCPRIVITSLDCLQKLIAYGHLTGNAPDNTTPGKRLIDRIIETICGCFQGPQTDQGVQLQIIKALLTSVTSQHIEIHEGTVLQAVRTCYNIYLASKNLINQTTAKATLTQMLNVIFARMENQALQEARQMEKERLRQQHLQPSPVSQQGQEPPASPHLEPPASPKQEQHTVSPPPQEEATQMPEQNTCGDLEPENGSVFCSAENEQTEADQATAAAAQGFSPQDAEGVVEQEPFNYEEEQAQERVQTMLQEVVNTVVGECRESVCSATECVDDMPVPVEEEGGLGSDTENVHANGIPGTPISASFTPSLTDDRISVSSNDTQESGATSGSSPVAKFSHILQKDAFLVFRSLCKLSMKPLSDGPPDPKSHELRSKVLSLQLLLSILQNAGPVFKTNEMFINAIKQYLCVALSKNGVSSVPEVFELSLSIFLTLLSHFKTHLKMQIEVFFKEIFLYILETSTSSYDHKWMVIQSLTRICADAQSVVDIYVNYDCDLNAANIFERLVNYLSKIAQGRVGHELGTTPAQELSLRKKGLECLVSILKCMVEWSNDQYVNPNSQTSLGQEKPVDQEPSESTKPPESINRYGSLNSLDSSASSGIGSYSTLMSGTDNAEQFEVLKQQKEIIEQGIDLFNKKPKRGIQYLQEQGMLGTTPEDLAQFLHQEERLDSTQVGEFIGDNERINKEVMYAYVDQMDFQGKDFVSALRLFLEGFRLPGEAQKIDRLMEKFAARYLECNQGQTEFASADTAYVLAYSIIMLTTDLHSPQVKNKMTKEQYIKMNRGINDSKDLPEEYLSAIYDEIAGKKIAMNETKKLTLKSSKQSVASEKQRRLLYNVEMEQMAKTAKALMEAVSHVQAPFTSATHLDHVRPMFKLAWTPFLAAFSVGLQDCDDTEVASLCLEGIRCAIRIACIFTIQLERDAYVQALARFTLLTASSGISEMKQKNIDTIKTLITVAHTDGNYLGNSWHEILKCISQLELAQLIGTGVKARYISGTVPAKGGLLASLREQASESSEYLGLVGGNVDRKQIASIQESIGETSSQSVVVAVDRIFTGSTRLDGNAIVDFVRWLCAVSMDELASPTHPRMFSLQKIVEISYYNMGRIRLQWSRIWEVIGDHFNKVGCNSNEDVAIFAVDSLRQLSMKFLEKGELANFRFQKDFLRPFEHIMKKNRSPTIRDMVVRCIAQMVNSQAGNIRSGWKNIFSVFHLAASDQDGSIVELAFQTTGYIVTNVFEKHFPATIDSFQDAVKCLSEFACNASFPDTSMEAIRLIRHCAKYVSERPQAFKDYTSDDMNVAPEDRVWVRGWFPILFELSCIINRCKLDVRTRGLTVMFEVMKTYGHTYKKHWWQDLFRIIFRIFDNMKLPEQQTEKAEWMTTTCNHALYAICDVFTQYFEPLSDILLDDILSQLYWCVQQDNEQLARSGTNCLENVVILNGEKFSPEIWDKTCNCMLDIFKTTIPHALLTWRPAGGEGELMPQYDLSNLDSISQKSVDIQTRTEDQQSVCSVDRISLENQRQRTYSGSSGTHEDGPRARNPAKMQEQRLFSALLIKCVVQLELIQTIDNMVFFPASSRKEDAENLAAAQRDTVDADVQLEAQDQGMYHYLTSDQLFKLLDCLLESHRFAKAFNSNNEQRTVLWKAGFKGKSKPNLLKQETNSLACGLRILFRMYTDDSRKAAWEEVQRRLLNVCGEALAYFLTLTSESHREAWTNLLLLFLTKVVKISDDRFKAHASRYFPLLCEIMQFDLIPELRAVLRKFFLRIGNAFDISLLPSHREELGPAGSQ comes from the exons AAATTAAAGAAGAAACAGAGAAGCTGAG tcccccTCCTGGAGACAGCAATGCTGATTCCAGTACCCTACCACCGGTCAAGTCCAAGGATACCATCATTGAAGCAGACAAGTACTTCCTGCCATTTGAGTTAGCCTGCCAGTCCAAATGTCCTCGCATTGTCATCACATCTTTAGATTGTTTACAG AAACTCATTGCTTATGGCCACCTCACTGGAAACGCACCAGACAACACCACGCCTGGTAAGAGGTTGATCGATAGAATCATCGAGACGATATGTGGCTGCTTTCAAGGCCCTCAGACAGACCAAGGTGTTCAGCTACAAATTATAAAG GCTCTGCTGACATCGGTGACCTCTCAACACATCGAAATCCACGAGGGCACAGTGCTGCAGGCTGTCAGGACTTGCTACAACATCTACCTGGCCAGCAAGAACCTCATCAACCAGACCACGGCCAAGGCCACCCTCACACAGATGCTCAATGTTATCTTTGCACGTATGGAGAACCAAGCA CTCCAGGAGGCCAGACAGATGGAGAAGGAGCGTCTAAGACAGCAGCATCTGCAGCCGTCACCAGTCAGCCAACAGGGGCAGGAGCCTCCTGCCTCCCCTCATCTGGAGCCCCCTGCCTCCCCTAAACAGGAGCAGCACACCGTCTCACCCCCACCTCAGGAGGAGGCCACCCAGATGCCTGAGCAGAACACTTGCGGGGACCTGGAGCCTGAGAACGGTTCTGTGTTCTGCAGTGCTGAGAATGAGCAGACGGAGGCGGACCAAGCTACTGCAGCTGCTGCACAGg GTTTTTCTCCGCAAGATGCTGAAGGGGTTGTTGAGCAAGAACCATTCAACTATGAGGAGGAGCAGGCTCAAGAGAGGGTCCAGACCATGCTGCAGGAAGTTGTCAATACAGTTGTTGGAG aaTGCAGGGAGAGTGTGTGCAGCGCTACAGAGTGTGTAGACGATATGCCAGTCCCGGTGGAGGAGGAGGGCGGGCTGGGCAGCGACACAGAGAACGTCCATGCCAACGGTATCCCTGGCACACCTATATCTGCCAGCTTCACCCCCTCACTGACAGATGACAGGATCTCTGTCTCCTCCAACGACACTCAG GAATCTGGAGCTACGAGTGGTTCGTCTCCTGTTGCTAAGTTCTCCCATATCCTCCAGAAGGATGCCTTTCTAGTTTTCCGCTCTCTCTGCAAACTCTCTATGAAGCCACTGTCTGATGGACCTCCTGATCCTAA ATCTCACGAGCTGCGCTCCAAGGTGCTGTCCCTCCAGCTGCTGTTGTCCATCCTGCAGAACGCGGGGCCCGTCTTCAAGACCAACGAGATGTTCATCAACGCCATCAAGCAGTACCTGTGTGTGGCGCTGTCTAAGAACGGCGTCTCCTCTGTCCCCGAGGTCTTCGAGCTCTCGCTCTCCAtcttcctcaccctcctctcccacttcaAGACTCACCTCAAGATGCAAATTGAG GTGTTTTTCAAGGAGATCTTCCTCTACATCCTGGAGACATCCACCAGCTCCTATGATCATAAATGGATGGTGATCCAGAGCCTCACCAGGATCTGTGCAG ACGCCCAGAGTGTGGTGGATATCTATGTCAACTACGACTGTGACCTGAACGCTGCTAATATATTTGAGAGGCTGGTCAATTACCTGTCGAAGATAGCACAGGGCAGAGTGGGGCATGAGCTTGGCACCACACCTGCTCAG gaaCTGAGCTTGAGGAAAAAGGGTCTGGAGTGTCTGGTGTCCATTCTCAAGTGTATGGTGGAGTGGAGCAATGATCAGTATGTGAACCCTAACTCTCAGACCAGTCTAG GTCAGGAGAAGCCCGTGGATCAGGAGCCCAGTGAGAGCACCAAACCACCAGAGAGTATCAACCGCTACGGCAGCCTCAACTCCCTGGACTCCAGCGCCTCCTCAGGCATCGGCTCCTACAGCACCCTCATGTCAGGAACGGACAACGCAGAGCAGTTCGAGGTCCTCAAGCAGCAGAAAGAGATCATCGAGCAAGGCATCGACCT GTTCAACAAGAAGCCAAAGAGGGGCATCCAGTACCTGCAGGAGCAAGGGATGCTGGGTACCACACCAGAGGACCTAGCCCAGTTCCTGCACCAGGAGGAGAGGCTAGACTCT ACTCAGGTGGGTGAGTTCATCGGGGATAACGAGCGCATTAATAAAGAGGTGATGTACGCCTATGTTGACCAGATGGATTTCCAAGGCAAGGACTTTGTCTCGGCTCTGCGTCTATTCCTGGAGGGCTTCCGTCTGCCCGGAGAGGCCCAGAAGATTGATCGTCTCATGGAAAAATTTGCGGCCAGATATTTAGAATGTAACCAAGG GCAAACTGAGTTTGCTAGTGCAGATACGGCCTATGTCCTGGCTTATTCAATCATTATGCTGACAACAGaccttcacagtccccaa gtGAAGAATAAAATGACAAAAGAGCAATACATCAAGATGAACCGAGGAATCAACGACAGCAAAGATTTACCTGAGGAGTACCTGTCAGCTATTTACGATGAAATCGCAGGGAAGAAAATAGCCATGAATGAAACCAAAAAATTAACTCTCAAATCCAGCAAACAAA gtgtaGCCAGTGAGAAGCAGAGGCGTCTGCTGTATAATGTAGAGATGGAGCAGATGGCTAAGACAGCCAAGGCCCTGATGGAGGCAGTCAGCCACGTCCAGGCTCCCTTCACCAGCGCCACCCACCTAGACCACGTCAGACCCATGTTCAAG TTGGCATGGACCCCATTCTTAGCCGCGTTCAGCGTGGGTCTTCAGGACTGTGATGACACTGAGGTAGCCTCTCTGTGTCTGGAGGGGATCCGCTGTGCCATCAGGATAGCCTGCATCTTCACCATCCAGCTAGAGCGTGATGCGTACGTCCAGGCCCTGGCGCGGTTCACCCTGCTCACAGCCAGCTCTGGTATCTCTGAGATGAAGCAGAAGAATATTGACACCATCAAGACTCTCATCACCGTCGCCCACACTGATGGCAACTACCTGGGCAACTCCTGGCACGAG ATCCTAAAGTGTATCAGTCAGTTGGAGCTGGCACAGCTTATCGGGACAGGGGTGAAGGCTCGCTACATCTCAGGGACAGTCCCGGCCAAAGGGGGCCTCCTGGCCAGCCTGAGAGAGCAGGCCTCAGAAAGCTCAGAGTACCTGGGACTGG TTGGAGGGAATGTGGACCGTAAACAAATAGCCAGTATTCAGGAGTCCATTGGAGAGACAAGCTCCCAGAGTGTCGTCGTTGCTGTTGACAG GATATTTACTGGTTCTACCAGACTCGATGGCAATGCAATAG TTGATTTTGTCCGGTGGTTGTGTGCTGTATCCATGGACGAGCTTGCCTCACCGACACATCCGCGTATGTTCAGCCTTCAGAAGATTGTGGAGATTTCCTACTACAACATGGGCCGCATCAGGCTTCAGTGGTCTAGAATTTGGGAAGTCATCGGGGACCATTTTAATAAG GTTGGATGTAACTCCAATGAGGATGTGGCTATATTTGCTGTTGACTCCCTGAGGCAGCTGTCTATGAAATTCTTAGAAAAAGGAGAGCTCGCCAACTTCCGTTTCCAGAAGGATTTCTTGAGGCCTTTCGAACATATCATGAAGAAGAACAG GTCTCCCACCATTCGAGACATGGTGGTGAGGTGTATAGCTCAGATGGTGAACTCCCAGGCTGGGAACATCCGGTCAGGGTGGAAGAACATCTTCTCAGTGTTCCACCTGGCTGCCTCGGACCAGGACGGGAGCATCGTAGAACTGGCCTTCCAGACCACCGGCTACATCGTCA CGAATGTATTTGAGAAGCACTTCCCGGCCACCATTGACTCTTTCCAGGATGCTGTGAAGTGTCTGTCTGAGTTTGCCTGCAACGCCTCCTTCCCTGACACCAGCATGGAGGCCATCCGCCTCATACGCCACTGTGCCAAATATGTGTCTGAGAGGCCACAG GCCTTCAAAGACTACACCAGCGATGACATGAATGTAGCCCCGGAGGACCGGGTGTGGGTGCGAGGATGGTTCCCCATCCTGTTTGAGCTCTCCTGCATCATCAACCGGTGTAAACTGGACGTCAGGACAAG GGGCTTAACTGTGATGTTTGAGGTGATGAAGACCTATGGTCACACCTACAAGAAACACTGGTGGCAGGATCTGTTCAGGATCATCTTTAGGATCTTTGACAACATGAAACTTccagagcagcagactgag AAAGCTGAATGGATGACCACCACCTGTAACCATGCACTTTACGCCATCTGTGATgtcttcactcagtactttgagCCTCTCAGTGATATTCTCCTGGATGATATCCTGTCCCAACTGTACTGGTGTGTACAacaag acAACGAGCAGCTGGCGCGCTCAGGGACCAACTGTCTGGAAAATGTAGTCATTCTGAACGGGGAGAAGTTCAGCCCAGAGATATGGGACAAAACCTGTAACTGTATGCTGGACATCTTCAAAACAACCATCCCTCATGC GTTACTGACGTGGAGACcagctggaggagagggggagctgaTGCCACAGTACGACCTCTCAAACCTG GACTCCATATCCCAGAAGTCAGTGGACATTCAGACTCGTACGGAGGACCAGCAGTCAGTGTGCAGTGTGGACAGGATCTCCCTGGAGAACCAGAGGCAGAGGACATACAGCGGCTCCTCGGGCACACATGAGGATGGCCCCAGGGCTAGGAACCCAGCCA AGATGCAGGAGCAGAGGTTATTCTCAGCGCTGCTCATTAAGTGTGTTGTGCAGCTGGAGCTGATCCAGACCATAGACAACATGGTCTTCTTTCCCGCCAGCAGCAGGAAGGAGGATGCAGAGAACCTGGCTGCTGCACAG AGAGACACAGTAGATGCAGATGTCCAGTTGGAGGCCCAGGACCAGGGAATGTACCACTATCTGACCTCGGATCAGCTCTTCAAACTGCTGGACTGTCTGCTGGAATCCCACCGCTTCGCCAAGGCCTTTAACTCCAACAACGAGCAGAGGACTGTCCTGTGGAAGGCTG GTTTCAAGGGGAAGTCCAAACCCAACCTGTTGAAGCAGGAGACCAACAGTCTGGCCTGTGGCCTCCGCATCCTGTTCCGCATGTACACAGATGACAGCCGCAAGGCAGCCTGGGAGGAGGTGCAGAGACGACTGCTCAA TGTGTGTGGGGAGGCCCTGGCCTACTTCCTCACTCTGACATCAGAGAGCCACCGGGAAGCCTGGAccaatctcctcctcctcttccttacCAAGGTTGTGAAGATCAGCGATGACAGG TTCAAGGCCCATGCATCCAGGTACTTCCCGCTTCTCTGTGAGATCATGCAGTTTGACCTGATTCCAGAACTCCGGGCCGTGCTGCGTAAGTTCTTTCTCCGCATCGGCAACGCCTTCGACATCTCACTGCTGCCTAGTCACCGAGAGGAGCTAGGTCCTGCTGGGAGCCAGTGA
- the LOC139376049 gene encoding brefeldin A-inhibited guanine nucleotide-exchange protein 1-like isoform X2, whose amino-acid sequence MLNVIFARMENQALQEARQMEKERLRQQHLQPSPVSQQGQEPPASPHLEPPASPKQEQHTVSPPPQEEATQMPEQNTCGDLEPENGSVFCSAENEQTEADQATAAAAQGFSPQDAEGVVEQEPFNYEEEQAQERVQTMLQEVVNTVVGECRESVCSATECVDDMPVPVEEEGGLGSDTENVHANGIPGTPISASFTPSLTDDRISVSSNDTQESGATSGSSPVAKFSHILQKDAFLVFRSLCKLSMKPLSDGPPDPKSHELRSKVLSLQLLLSILQNAGPVFKTNEMFINAIKQYLCVALSKNGVSSVPEVFELSLSIFLTLLSHFKTHLKMQIEVFFKEIFLYILETSTSSYDHKWMVIQSLTRICADAQSVVDIYVNYDCDLNAANIFERLVNYLSKIAQGRVGHELGTTPAQELSLRKKGLECLVSILKCMVEWSNDQYVNPNSQTSLGQEKPVDQEPSESTKPPESINRYGSLNSLDSSASSGIGSYSTLMSGTDNAEQFEVLKQQKEIIEQGIDLFNKKPKRGIQYLQEQGMLGTTPEDLAQFLHQEERLDSTQVGEFIGDNERINKEVMYAYVDQMDFQGKDFVSALRLFLEGFRLPGEAQKIDRLMEKFAARYLECNQGQTEFASADTAYVLAYSIIMLTTDLHSPQVKNKMTKEQYIKMNRGINDSKDLPEEYLSAIYDEIAGKKIAMNETKKLTLKSSKQSVASEKQRRLLYNVEMEQMAKTAKALMEAVSHVQAPFTSATHLDHVRPMFKLAWTPFLAAFSVGLQDCDDTEVASLCLEGIRCAIRIACIFTIQLERDAYVQALARFTLLTASSGISEMKQKNIDTIKTLITVAHTDGNYLGNSWHEILKCISQLELAQLIGTGVKARYISGTVPAKGGLLASLREQASESSEYLGLVGGNVDRKQIASIQESIGETSSQSVVVAVDRIFTGSTRLDGNAIVDFVRWLCAVSMDELASPTHPRMFSLQKIVEISYYNMGRIRLQWSRIWEVIGDHFNKVGCNSNEDVAIFAVDSLRQLSMKFLEKGELANFRFQKDFLRPFEHIMKKNRSPTIRDMVVRCIAQMVNSQAGNIRSGWKNIFSVFHLAASDQDGSIVELAFQTTGYIVTNVFEKHFPATIDSFQDAVKCLSEFACNASFPDTSMEAIRLIRHCAKYVSERPQAFKDYTSDDMNVAPEDRVWVRGWFPILFELSCIINRCKLDVRTRGLTVMFEVMKTYGHTYKKHWWQDLFRIIFRIFDNMKLPEQQTEKAEWMTTTCNHALYAICDVFTQYFEPLSDILLDDILSQLYWCVQQDNEQLARSGTNCLENVVILNGEKFSPEIWDKTCNCMLDIFKTTIPHALLTWRPAGGEGELMPQYDLSNLDSISQKSVDIQTRTEDQQSVCSVDRISLENQRQRTYSGSSGTHEDGPRARNPAKMQEQRLFSALLIKCVVQLELIQTIDNMVFFPASSRKEDAENLAAAQRDTVDADVQLEAQDQGMYHYLTSDQLFKLLDCLLESHRFAKAFNSNNEQRTVLWKAGFKGKSKPNLLKQETNSLACGLRILFRMYTDDSRKAAWEEVQRRLLNVCGEALAYFLTLTSESHREAWTNLLLLFLTKVVKISDDRFKAHASRYFPLLCEIMQFDLIPELRAVLRKFFLRIGNAFDISLLPSHREELGPAGSQ is encoded by the exons ATGCTCAATGTTATCTTTGCACGTATGGAGAACCAAGCA CTCCAGGAGGCCAGACAGATGGAGAAGGAGCGTCTAAGACAGCAGCATCTGCAGCCGTCACCAGTCAGCCAACAGGGGCAGGAGCCTCCTGCCTCCCCTCATCTGGAGCCCCCTGCCTCCCCTAAACAGGAGCAGCACACCGTCTCACCCCCACCTCAGGAGGAGGCCACCCAGATGCCTGAGCAGAACACTTGCGGGGACCTGGAGCCTGAGAACGGTTCTGTGTTCTGCAGTGCTGAGAATGAGCAGACGGAGGCGGACCAAGCTACTGCAGCTGCTGCACAGg GTTTTTCTCCGCAAGATGCTGAAGGGGTTGTTGAGCAAGAACCATTCAACTATGAGGAGGAGCAGGCTCAAGAGAGGGTCCAGACCATGCTGCAGGAAGTTGTCAATACAGTTGTTGGAG aaTGCAGGGAGAGTGTGTGCAGCGCTACAGAGTGTGTAGACGATATGCCAGTCCCGGTGGAGGAGGAGGGCGGGCTGGGCAGCGACACAGAGAACGTCCATGCCAACGGTATCCCTGGCACACCTATATCTGCCAGCTTCACCCCCTCACTGACAGATGACAGGATCTCTGTCTCCTCCAACGACACTCAG GAATCTGGAGCTACGAGTGGTTCGTCTCCTGTTGCTAAGTTCTCCCATATCCTCCAGAAGGATGCCTTTCTAGTTTTCCGCTCTCTCTGCAAACTCTCTATGAAGCCACTGTCTGATGGACCTCCTGATCCTAA ATCTCACGAGCTGCGCTCCAAGGTGCTGTCCCTCCAGCTGCTGTTGTCCATCCTGCAGAACGCGGGGCCCGTCTTCAAGACCAACGAGATGTTCATCAACGCCATCAAGCAGTACCTGTGTGTGGCGCTGTCTAAGAACGGCGTCTCCTCTGTCCCCGAGGTCTTCGAGCTCTCGCTCTCCAtcttcctcaccctcctctcccacttcaAGACTCACCTCAAGATGCAAATTGAG GTGTTTTTCAAGGAGATCTTCCTCTACATCCTGGAGACATCCACCAGCTCCTATGATCATAAATGGATGGTGATCCAGAGCCTCACCAGGATCTGTGCAG ACGCCCAGAGTGTGGTGGATATCTATGTCAACTACGACTGTGACCTGAACGCTGCTAATATATTTGAGAGGCTGGTCAATTACCTGTCGAAGATAGCACAGGGCAGAGTGGGGCATGAGCTTGGCACCACACCTGCTCAG gaaCTGAGCTTGAGGAAAAAGGGTCTGGAGTGTCTGGTGTCCATTCTCAAGTGTATGGTGGAGTGGAGCAATGATCAGTATGTGAACCCTAACTCTCAGACCAGTCTAG GTCAGGAGAAGCCCGTGGATCAGGAGCCCAGTGAGAGCACCAAACCACCAGAGAGTATCAACCGCTACGGCAGCCTCAACTCCCTGGACTCCAGCGCCTCCTCAGGCATCGGCTCCTACAGCACCCTCATGTCAGGAACGGACAACGCAGAGCAGTTCGAGGTCCTCAAGCAGCAGAAAGAGATCATCGAGCAAGGCATCGACCT GTTCAACAAGAAGCCAAAGAGGGGCATCCAGTACCTGCAGGAGCAAGGGATGCTGGGTACCACACCAGAGGACCTAGCCCAGTTCCTGCACCAGGAGGAGAGGCTAGACTCT ACTCAGGTGGGTGAGTTCATCGGGGATAACGAGCGCATTAATAAAGAGGTGATGTACGCCTATGTTGACCAGATGGATTTCCAAGGCAAGGACTTTGTCTCGGCTCTGCGTCTATTCCTGGAGGGCTTCCGTCTGCCCGGAGAGGCCCAGAAGATTGATCGTCTCATGGAAAAATTTGCGGCCAGATATTTAGAATGTAACCAAGG GCAAACTGAGTTTGCTAGTGCAGATACGGCCTATGTCCTGGCTTATTCAATCATTATGCTGACAACAGaccttcacagtccccaa gtGAAGAATAAAATGACAAAAGAGCAATACATCAAGATGAACCGAGGAATCAACGACAGCAAAGATTTACCTGAGGAGTACCTGTCAGCTATTTACGATGAAATCGCAGGGAAGAAAATAGCCATGAATGAAACCAAAAAATTAACTCTCAAATCCAGCAAACAAA gtgtaGCCAGTGAGAAGCAGAGGCGTCTGCTGTATAATGTAGAGATGGAGCAGATGGCTAAGACAGCCAAGGCCCTGATGGAGGCAGTCAGCCACGTCCAGGCTCCCTTCACCAGCGCCACCCACCTAGACCACGTCAGACCCATGTTCAAG TTGGCATGGACCCCATTCTTAGCCGCGTTCAGCGTGGGTCTTCAGGACTGTGATGACACTGAGGTAGCCTCTCTGTGTCTGGAGGGGATCCGCTGTGCCATCAGGATAGCCTGCATCTTCACCATCCAGCTAGAGCGTGATGCGTACGTCCAGGCCCTGGCGCGGTTCACCCTGCTCACAGCCAGCTCTGGTATCTCTGAGATGAAGCAGAAGAATATTGACACCATCAAGACTCTCATCACCGTCGCCCACACTGATGGCAACTACCTGGGCAACTCCTGGCACGAG ATCCTAAAGTGTATCAGTCAGTTGGAGCTGGCACAGCTTATCGGGACAGGGGTGAAGGCTCGCTACATCTCAGGGACAGTCCCGGCCAAAGGGGGCCTCCTGGCCAGCCTGAGAGAGCAGGCCTCAGAAAGCTCAGAGTACCTGGGACTGG TTGGAGGGAATGTGGACCGTAAACAAATAGCCAGTATTCAGGAGTCCATTGGAGAGACAAGCTCCCAGAGTGTCGTCGTTGCTGTTGACAG GATATTTACTGGTTCTACCAGACTCGATGGCAATGCAATAG TTGATTTTGTCCGGTGGTTGTGTGCTGTATCCATGGACGAGCTTGCCTCACCGACACATCCGCGTATGTTCAGCCTTCAGAAGATTGTGGAGATTTCCTACTACAACATGGGCCGCATCAGGCTTCAGTGGTCTAGAATTTGGGAAGTCATCGGGGACCATTTTAATAAG GTTGGATGTAACTCCAATGAGGATGTGGCTATATTTGCTGTTGACTCCCTGAGGCAGCTGTCTATGAAATTCTTAGAAAAAGGAGAGCTCGCCAACTTCCGTTTCCAGAAGGATTTCTTGAGGCCTTTCGAACATATCATGAAGAAGAACAG GTCTCCCACCATTCGAGACATGGTGGTGAGGTGTATAGCTCAGATGGTGAACTCCCAGGCTGGGAACATCCGGTCAGGGTGGAAGAACATCTTCTCAGTGTTCCACCTGGCTGCCTCGGACCAGGACGGGAGCATCGTAGAACTGGCCTTCCAGACCACCGGCTACATCGTCA CGAATGTATTTGAGAAGCACTTCCCGGCCACCATTGACTCTTTCCAGGATGCTGTGAAGTGTCTGTCTGAGTTTGCCTGCAACGCCTCCTTCCCTGACACCAGCATGGAGGCCATCCGCCTCATACGCCACTGTGCCAAATATGTGTCTGAGAGGCCACAG GCCTTCAAAGACTACACCAGCGATGACATGAATGTAGCCCCGGAGGACCGGGTGTGGGTGCGAGGATGGTTCCCCATCCTGTTTGAGCTCTCCTGCATCATCAACCGGTGTAAACTGGACGTCAGGACAAG GGGCTTAACTGTGATGTTTGAGGTGATGAAGACCTATGGTCACACCTACAAGAAACACTGGTGGCAGGATCTGTTCAGGATCATCTTTAGGATCTTTGACAACATGAAACTTccagagcagcagactgag AAAGCTGAATGGATGACCACCACCTGTAACCATGCACTTTACGCCATCTGTGATgtcttcactcagtactttgagCCTCTCAGTGATATTCTCCTGGATGATATCCTGTCCCAACTGTACTGGTGTGTACAacaag acAACGAGCAGCTGGCGCGCTCAGGGACCAACTGTCTGGAAAATGTAGTCATTCTGAACGGGGAGAAGTTCAGCCCAGAGATATGGGACAAAACCTGTAACTGTATGCTGGACATCTTCAAAACAACCATCCCTCATGC GTTACTGACGTGGAGACcagctggaggagagggggagctgaTGCCACAGTACGACCTCTCAAACCTG GACTCCATATCCCAGAAGTCAGTGGACATTCAGACTCGTACGGAGGACCAGCAGTCAGTGTGCAGTGTGGACAGGATCTCCCTGGAGAACCAGAGGCAGAGGACATACAGCGGCTCCTCGGGCACACATGAGGATGGCCCCAGGGCTAGGAACCCAGCCA AGATGCAGGAGCAGAGGTTATTCTCAGCGCTGCTCATTAAGTGTGTTGTGCAGCTGGAGCTGATCCAGACCATAGACAACATGGTCTTCTTTCCCGCCAGCAGCAGGAAGGAGGATGCAGAGAACCTGGCTGCTGCACAG AGAGACACAGTAGATGCAGATGTCCAGTTGGAGGCCCAGGACCAGGGAATGTACCACTATCTGACCTCGGATCAGCTCTTCAAACTGCTGGACTGTCTGCTGGAATCCCACCGCTTCGCCAAGGCCTTTAACTCCAACAACGAGCAGAGGACTGTCCTGTGGAAGGCTG GTTTCAAGGGGAAGTCCAAACCCAACCTGTTGAAGCAGGAGACCAACAGTCTGGCCTGTGGCCTCCGCATCCTGTTCCGCATGTACACAGATGACAGCCGCAAGGCAGCCTGGGAGGAGGTGCAGAGACGACTGCTCAA TGTGTGTGGGGAGGCCCTGGCCTACTTCCTCACTCTGACATCAGAGAGCCACCGGGAAGCCTGGAccaatctcctcctcctcttccttacCAAGGTTGTGAAGATCAGCGATGACAGG TTCAAGGCCCATGCATCCAGGTACTTCCCGCTTCTCTGTGAGATCATGCAGTTTGACCTGATTCCAGAACTCCGGGCCGTGCTGCGTAAGTTCTTTCTCCGCATCGGCAACGCCTTCGACATCTCACTGCTGCCTAGTCACCGAGAGGAGCTAGGTCCTGCTGGGAGCCAGTGA